A region of the Myxococcus stipitatus DSM 14675 genome:
CGACGTGCAGAAGCGGCGCAAGTCGCTGATGAAGACGCTGGACTGGAGCGTGGGGGACGCCGAGCCTTCCACGTCCAAGGACGCGGCGAAGCACGACACCTACGTCCGCTGAAACCCACAGGCCCCGAGGAGCTTCGACATGAGCCAGCAACAGCCCCCCGCAACCGGCGTGGTGATGACCCTGGTCAGCCACCCCCAGTTCAAGACGCAGCTCTCCCACGGGCCCTCCGGCTCGGGCTTCGCGACGGAGGCGCCGCGAGACAACGGCGGCACCGGCGGCAGCTTCTCTCCCACGGACCTGGTGGGCGCGGCGCTGATGTCCTGCGCGGTGACGACGATGCACCTGTTCGCCTCGCGCGAGGGCATCTCCCTGGGGGAGATTCGCGCCCGCGTGGAGAAGCGCATGACGCCGCCGCCGCGCCGCATCGGTGAGCTGGTGCTGGACATCCAGATGCCCGCGGGCCTCTCCGCCGAGAACCGCTCCCGCCTGGAGCAGGTCGGCCGCGAGTGTCCGGTGGCGCGCAGCCTCCACCCCGACGTGAAGCTGCCCGTGACGTTCAGCTACCCGGACTGAGTCGGCCGCTCGGCCGCCTTGCGAGAGAGCCTCCTGGCCGTCGCTGCCAGGGGGCCCCAGCATGCAGAGCCTTTCCCGACACGGGAGGGGTGGCATGGACGCGAAGCGGCTCGGCATCTACCTCAGCGACCACCACGCGGGCTCCGTGGCCGGCATCGCGCTGGCGCGGAGGACGGAGTCGGAGAATCACAGCAACCCCGTGGGCCACTTCCTCGCCGGACTCATCCCCGAGCTGCGCGAGGACCAGCACACGCTCGAGGCCGTGATGCGGGTGATGGGCCTGCGCTCGGACGCACTCAAGTCCCGCGCCGCGTGGGTCGCGGAGAAGGTGGGGCGCCTGAAGCTCAACGGCTCCTGGGTGCGCTACTCGCCGCTGAGCCGCCTGGTGGAGCTGGAGGCCCTGTGCACCGGCACCGAGGGCCGCATCTCCCTGTGGAGCACGCTGGCGCGCCTCCAGCTCCAGGACCTGCGCCTGTCCGCCTTCGACTTCGAGGTCCTCATCGCCCGGGCCGACGTGCAGAAGGCGGCCCTCCAGCGCCTGCGCGCCCGCGCCGCGGACGTGGCCTTCGCGGACGTGTCCACGCCCTTCGGCGCGGGGGAGCCCGCCATCGCCAGCTACTGAAGACACCACGCCCCCCGGCGCACCCGAGCGGGTCGGGGCGGCGGAGGGCGGAGTGCGCTCGGGGCTGTCGTCCAGGGACTACGTGCCCGACGGAACCACGGGCGGGCGCGTCGCGTCCGGCTGGGGCAGGAGCTTCAGCTGGCTGGCGCTTCCGGTGAAGGTCGCGTCCACGCCGCGCTCCAGGTACGTGTAACCGGACAGGCCGTCCTCGTACATGCGCAGCAGGGTGCGCGACTCGTCCAGGGAGATGCGACCCTGGCGCAGGGCCATCTCGGTGAACTTGCGCAGCCGGGCGACGAGGTCGTCCTTGTTGTAGCTGACGTAGTTGAGGACCTCGGTCACCGTGTCACCGGCCACCACGTGGTCGATGAGGTAGCCGCCGTTGGGCGCCAGCGACACCTGCACGGTGTGCGTGTCTCCGAAGAGGTTGTGCAGGTCGCCGAGGATCTCCTGGTACGCGCCGACCAGGAAGATGCCCACGTAGTAGTCGTCATCGTTGAGCGCGTGCAGCTCCAGCGCGTCCTTCACCTCGCGCTTGTCGATGAAGTGCTCGATCTTCCCGTCCGAGTCGCAGGTGATGTCCGCCAGCGTCGCGCGACGCGTGGGCTTCTCCGCGAGCCGGTGGATGGGCATCATCGGGAACAGCTGGTCGATGGCCCACGAGTCCGGCAGCGACTGGAACACCGAGAAGTTGCAGAAGTAGGTGTCGCTCAGCGACTTCTCCAGCGACTCCAGCTCCTCCGGCATCTCGCCCGCCTCACGCGCGATGCGCATGATCTTGTGGCAGGTGGCCCAGTAGATGTTCTCCGCCGCCACGCGCTGCTCGAGCGACAGGTGGCCCAGCGAGAAGAGCGTGAGGCTCTCCTCCTTGGCGTCCTGCGCGTCGTGCCACGCCTCCAGGAGGTTCTTGTTCGTCACCTCGCGGTAGGTGGCCAGCAGGTTGCGCACCACGGAGGGCGCCTTGTCGTCCACCTTGTCCGGCACGCTCACCGGGTCGAACTCGCTGGTGCCCAGCACGTCCACCACCAGCACCGCGTGGTGGGCGACGACGGCGCGGCCGGACTCGGAGACCAGCGTGGGGTGGGGCACGCCCGCGCGGTCACACGCCTCCATGACGCCGAACACCACGTCGTTGGCGTACTCCTCCGTCGTGTAGTTCATCGACGAGGCGAAGTTCGTCTGCGAGCCGTCGTAGTCCACGCCCAGGCCGCCGCCGACGTCCAGGTACTTCAGCGGCGCGCCCTGCCGCGCCACCTCCACGTAGAAGCAGCCCACCTCGCGCAGCGCGTTCTTCACGTTGCGGATGTTGGAGATCTGGCTTCCCAGGTGGAAGTGCAAGAGCTCGAACGCGGGCAGCAGGCCCGTGTCCTTCATGAAGCCGATGCAGCCCATCAGCTCCGACGAGGACAGGCCGAACTTGGAGCGGTCTCCGCCGCTGGCCTCCCACTTACCGGCGCCACGCGTGGACAGCTTCACGCGCATGCCCAGGCGCGGGGTGATGCCGGTGCGGCGCGCCACCTCGGCGATGAGGGGCAGCTCGCTGGGCTTCTCCACCACGAGGATGACGTTGCGGCCCAGGCGCGAATAGAACAGGGCCGTCTCGATGTACTCCTCATCCTTGTAGCCGTTGCAGATGACGAGCGCGTCCTCGTTCTCGAGCAGCGCCATCACCGCCATCAGCTCGGGCTTGCTGCCGGCCTCCAGGCCGTAGTTGTAGCCCTTGCCCGCCTCGATGATGGTCTCCACCACGTAGCGGTGCTGGTTCACCTTGATGGGGTAGACGCCCCGATAGCCGCCCTTGAAGCCCTGGTCGGTCATCGCCTTGCGGAAGGCTTCGTTGAGGTGCACCACGCGGTGGCGCAACACATCCGTGAAGCGCAGGAGCAACGGCAGGCCGATTCCC
Encoded here:
- a CDS encoding OsmC family protein yields the protein MSQQQPPATGVVMTLVSHPQFKTQLSHGPSGSGFATEAPRDNGGTGGSFSPTDLVGAALMSCAVTTMHLFASREGISLGEIRARVEKRMTPPPRRIGELVLDIQMPAGLSAENRSRLEQVGRECPVARSLHPDVKLPVTFSYPD
- the speA gene encoding biosynthetic arginine decarboxylase, producing MPANAPPHRWTLADAHELYGIRNWGSPYFGINDKGHVCVHPDGPQAPSMDLKDLVDEVRRRGIGLPLLLRFTDVLRHRVVHLNEAFRKAMTDQGFKGGYRGVYPIKVNQHRYVVETIIEAGKGYNYGLEAGSKPELMAVMALLENEDALVICNGYKDEEYIETALFYSRLGRNVILVVEKPSELPLIAEVARRTGITPRLGMRVKLSTRGAGKWEASGGDRSKFGLSSSELMGCIGFMKDTGLLPAFELLHFHLGSQISNIRNVKNALREVGCFYVEVARQGAPLKYLDVGGGLGVDYDGSQTNFASSMNYTTEEYANDVVFGVMEACDRAGVPHPTLVSESGRAVVAHHAVLVVDVLGTSEFDPVSVPDKVDDKAPSVVRNLLATYREVTNKNLLEAWHDAQDAKEESLTLFSLGHLSLEQRVAAENIYWATCHKIMRIAREAGEMPEELESLEKSLSDTYFCNFSVFQSLPDSWAIDQLFPMMPIHRLAEKPTRRATLADITCDSDGKIEHFIDKREVKDALELHALNDDDYYVGIFLVGAYQEILGDLHNLFGDTHTVQVSLAPNGGYLIDHVVAGDTVTEVLNYVSYNKDDLVARLRKFTEMALRQGRISLDESRTLLRMYEDGLSGYTYLERGVDATFTGSASQLKLLPQPDATRPPVVPSGT